The Penicillium psychrofluorescens genome assembly, chromosome: 2 nucleotide sequence ATCCAGGGAATATGCGCCGACGCCGGGCAGGTGTGCAATCTCCCACGCAACGCGTGGGTCGTCATTGTCGACGCATTCATCGCGGCCAATATCGCGGCCATCCAATTTCCGCGGGTAGTGGAGCTTGCGATACCGCTTGTCGTTGAccggaggagcagaaagcCAGGTTTGTGCCAGCATAACGCATTTCTTCGCCCGCTGGTTTTGAAATCCCAGACAGTGTATCATCGACACCAAGTCAGAAAGCTCAGCGTCAGCCATCGCCTGGATGGTTGGATAACGTTCAAAAACTTGGAAAAGAACCGGCAAGGCGACTCCGCCTCGAGTCCTATTGAGAAAGATGGTCGCAATTAGCAGTCGGAAAGGGTCGTGTGCCAGCTGTTCTTGGATAAGGCCAAAAGATGGTGCATCGGTCgggggaaaaggaagacaTGATTCGGGATCACCCAACAACGAGGGGAAGTAAGGTGAGATTTTGGGCGGTTTGGCTCGCGATGGAGTTGCATTTGCGGATTGGAGAAAATATGCACTTTTGGTGGGGGATTTAATAGGTGATCTGGGCGGGGGAGTTGAATACCGAGGTGGGAATTGGTCAGGGAAGAGCATTGGAGGCGGAGGCAAGGGAGAATCGGGCTCGAAATCGCTCGGGACATCGCTCAAAGATGAATCAGACGACAGAAAATCCGACGACAGATCCAACTCTTGCAAGATCTTGCGGGTCCCTTCAGGAATAGACATATTGTACAGTGGgggtgagggtggtgggTAGTTGTTGTTGGGAGAACAGTCGACAGAGAAATACTTTGATATCACCTCATCGCTGGAGGCCACACCTTGCGAGTCCTCGGTTATCAAAAATCCACATCCCAGAGCCCTGGGTCGGCTGGGAGTTCATCATGACTGCTTCTGCGACTGCTTCCCGGACTTTTGGGGGGCGTTTTCTTGGGAGTCGACACCTTCACTTCTTTTGCGGGGGGAGTGCTTTGGCGAAGTGCTGCTTTCGAGAGGCTTTCGCGATGTTTttcgaccttcttctttttctggcGCTCTCTCTTGCGCTTGTTTCGTTTGGCTTTGGTGGAAGAATGGTGATCGGGGGCCTCGACCTCGGGCAGACTGTCGTGGCGATCGTTCATGTCGTAATCAACGtgatcgtcttcggcatcTACGCCGTTCCCGTCCACGGGCATTTGGGACACAACCAATTCTGCAGCGTCATCGTTGTCACGCATtcgcttctttctctttgacttcttccCGCCCTTATCAGGATtcctcttccgcttcttccgtCGCTCATCGCCAAATTCAAACCCCTCCAAAGCATCCGCAGCGGCCTTAGACAGCGAGCTATTCATACCCAAGTACAATCGGCGCACGTATTTGATCAGGAGATAGACTCCCATCTTGTCCATTCCAGCCCGCATGGCTTCCGTGCTGATGTGGTCAACAAATTCACACCTCTCGGAGCGTACCACGGGGTAACCGCCTTTTTGCATGAATGGGTGAGACACAATGAACTGCATCAGCTCGTCTCGCTTGGAAGGCTCCAGTGAACCAAAGATTGCATCCTCCTCGATTGCCTCGTCCTTGAGATTGCCATTCAAAGCATCGTCGGTATGTCCATTCGAAGATCCAGCGTTGTCCAATGTTGATGTTTCAAAGCCCACAGAATTCCTGTTGGAGCTCGCGGCCTCCTCTGCGTCGGCCACATCGATATTTTGGCATGAAGCATCGCTATCTCGCTCGTCCGGTCCGTCTGGCTGCTGattttcctcgtcctcgctctTAATCAGGTCATCTTGATTGAAAACCTCCGATGGAGCAGCCAACACgcttgtcttcttctgccaAAATAACGCAGTCGCGGAAGGCTGCGCCTGAGGAACCGCTGCAGCCATGGATGCGAACGGGGAAGGAGAGGCCGGTCCGGCCAAcatggcttcttcctctaccGCGTCCTCGTCGTTGATATCGCCATTCAGGGCATCGTCGGTAGATCCATCCAAAAATCGAGCAGTTTCCATGTGGAATTCTTCGGGTTCCGCAGAATCTCTCACAGAGCTCTCACTGGGGTCGTCTTTGCCCTGCGTGAGCTCATCTGGGTTGGACGGTTCCAACGAGGCAACGCTACCATCTTTTTCTGCGTCCACCACATCGAGATCGCTACTTATATTATCGCTGGCATGATCACCTGATAATGAAGAGTTGTGAATGTCCACTAGTGGAGCTTCGGCCCTTGCAAAATTGTCGACATTACTCTCACTCGGTTTTTGAGGATTTCGAGTaacctcatcatcgtcgtcactcAAAGAATCGATCATTGTGATCGTCCGCTTCGCCACCCCTTTCTTTCCGTACGTATGCTTGATCTTCCCGGGTGGAGGCACATAAACATATCGCGACTTTTTGGACGCCGAGACAGCAGTGTCTGGTTCATCCGCTACGCCA carries:
- a CDS encoding uncharacterized protein (ID:PFLUO_002607-T1.cds;~source:funannotate) produces the protein MASTNGVSVVISPPNFDLDSYKLLNFNQSFEQLFDRACDDILSDQANLDASTSEDAAECISFTSSDGVADEPDTAVSASKKSRYVYVPPPGKIKHTYGKKGVAKRTITMIDSLSDDDDEVTRNPQKPSESNVDNFARAEAPLVDIHNSSLSGDHASDNISSDLDVVDAEKDGSVASLEPSNPDELTQGKDDPSESSVRDSAEPEEFHMETARFLDGSTDDALNGDINDEDAVEEEAMLAGPASPSPFASMAAAVPQAQPSATALFWQKKTSVLAAPSEVFNQDDLIKSEDEENQQPDGPDERDSDASCQNIDVADAEEAASSNRNSVGFETSTLDNAGSSNGHTDDALNGNLKDEAIEEDAIFGSLEPSKRDELMQFIVSHPFMQKGGYPVVRSERCEFVDHISTEAMRAGMDKMGVYLLIKYVRRLYLGMNSSLSKAAADALEGFEFGDERRKKRKRNPDKGGKKSKRKKRMRDNDDAAELVVSQMPVDGNGVDAEDDHVDYDMNDRHDSLPEVEAPDHHSSTKAKRNKRKRERQKKKKVEKHRESLSKAALRQSTPPAKEVKVSTPKKTPPKSPGSSRRSSHDELPADPGLWDVDF
- a CDS encoding uncharacterized protein (ID:PFLUO_002606-T1.cds;~source:funannotate), which translates into the protein MSIPEGTRKILQELDLSSDFLSSDSSLSDVPSDFEPDSPLPPPPMLFPDQFPPRYSTPPPRSPIKSPTKSAYFLQSANATPSRAKPPKISPYFPSLLGDPESCLPFPPTDAPSFGLIQEQLAHDPFRLLIATIFLNRTRGGVALPVLFQVFERYPTIQAMADAELSDLVSMIHCLGFQNQRAKKCVMLAQTWLSAPPVNDKRYRKLHYPRKLDGRDIGRDECVDNDDPRVAWEIAHLPGVGAYSLDSWRIFCRDKLRDLATDWKGTGATAADFVPEWKTVLPQDKELRAYLTWMWLKEGWLWDRHSGDLTPANDKVLRAAQRGGVAHEEHGNWVLETSPTKPANGLHAME